Proteins encoded in a region of the Paenibacillus sp. E222 genome:
- a CDS encoding helix-turn-helix domain-containing protein, protein MNNSWFRRLLLSYLPVFFIVTTILFIIFFQVFNEQNRREALKANEFLASQVTQYLDNSLRSIDFKVLRDILTNPNLKNYYSVTGSEDVYAGIQAVQVIDELKIEYPLIDSIYLVRYNDDTVFSNGKAVPIEEFPDAAFIKDSRAAATQKWVGARSFKAFPTEEGQQVITLIRGVGNGTGLVVVNVDLPTLQKSIMQMYDPEFTFVNIFNRSGGNLWDGGMQDGITAVSPKTDSGEVFSEFTSSYSGWKVQTGLNNGKIVKFALKFYNIWFVFAVAVVLIGVVWVIYVTRRNYKPIQQIVTLIETVSSQKQPSVGYTKDNEFRFIQTTLEQMIDQTKQYQEEHEENLILQKKYFFQELLEGTRDFTGGELTAEMSRFKLPQLEDRWAVMVVEIDQYSRFMEAYHNQDQSLLKFVLSSILQESARHEGTEVWAEWISDQRLYAILWIPEMEKGEETEQRMLSGYLDRVGQYLNFTVTIGIGRVAVDVRGLRASLKEAVHALEYKAVLGMNRIIPCGEVPNSTNDVYEFLKTISLLVQAMRLSDDEWEKHFDRLFEQIHESVLSRQEIMNTVQLLFQHYNREFAELPREYQERWASVFTPLLPRLEGWETLNDLRALCWEGFRELAEEMQTLHCSRKHRSHILEIRKYIEQNYNNPELSLNYLSDLFDINPKYLSKLFKDEIGEKFVDLLISHRIEKAKQLMLETDKAIQEISEEVGYTNYNSFNRAFKNVVGVAPSDYRKAM, encoded by the coding sequence ATGAACAACAGTTGGTTTAGACGTTTGCTGCTATCGTATTTGCCTGTTTTTTTTATCGTGACCACAATCCTGTTTATCATCTTCTTTCAGGTATTCAATGAACAGAACCGGAGAGAAGCACTCAAGGCCAATGAGTTTCTGGCGTCACAGGTAACGCAATATTTGGACAATTCACTGCGCTCCATCGACTTCAAGGTGCTGCGTGATATTTTGACCAATCCCAACCTGAAAAATTATTATTCGGTAACCGGAAGCGAGGATGTGTATGCCGGAATTCAAGCAGTCCAGGTTATTGATGAATTGAAAATAGAGTATCCGCTAATTGATTCCATATATCTGGTGAGATACAACGACGATACGGTATTCAGCAATGGCAAGGCCGTGCCGATTGAGGAATTCCCGGATGCAGCGTTTATTAAAGACAGTCGTGCTGCGGCAACGCAAAAGTGGGTGGGGGCGAGATCCTTCAAGGCATTTCCGACCGAGGAAGGACAACAGGTCATTACACTCATTCGCGGTGTAGGAAACGGCACGGGTCTTGTGGTGGTTAACGTCGATCTGCCAACCTTGCAGAAATCTATTATGCAGATGTATGACCCTGAATTCACCTTCGTGAATATCTTTAATCGCTCTGGCGGCAATCTGTGGGACGGAGGAATGCAGGATGGCATTACAGCAGTTTCTCCCAAAACAGACTCAGGGGAAGTGTTCTCCGAATTTACATCCAGCTACAGCGGCTGGAAGGTACAGACGGGGCTCAACAATGGCAAGATCGTCAAATTTGCCCTGAAATTTTATAATATCTGGTTTGTTTTTGCCGTTGCCGTTGTCCTGATTGGTGTGGTGTGGGTGATCTATGTGACACGAAGAAATTACAAGCCCATCCAGCAGATTGTCACGTTGATTGAGACGGTGTCTTCGCAGAAACAGCCAAGCGTCGGTTATACGAAGGATAATGAGTTCCGTTTTATCCAGACTACGCTGGAGCAAATGATTGATCAAACCAAGCAATATCAGGAGGAGCATGAAGAGAACCTGATTTTGCAGAAGAAATATTTCTTTCAGGAGCTGCTGGAGGGTACGCGGGATTTTACCGGCGGTGAACTGACAGCGGAGATGAGCAGGTTCAAGCTCCCGCAGTTAGAGGATCGATGGGCTGTAATGGTGGTGGAGATCGATCAGTATTCCCGGTTCATGGAGGCGTACCACAATCAGGATCAATCCCTCCTGAAATTTGTGTTATCCAGCATTCTGCAGGAGAGTGCAAGGCACGAGGGCACCGAAGTGTGGGCTGAGTGGATATCGGATCAGCGTCTATATGCCATACTCTGGATTCCCGAAATGGAGAAAGGTGAGGAGACCGAGCAGAGAATGCTCTCCGGTTATCTGGACAGGGTTGGGCAGTATTTGAACTTCACCGTAACCATCGGTATTGGGAGAGTCGCTGTGGATGTCCGTGGTCTGAGAGCTTCGCTAAAGGAGGCGGTGCATGCCTTGGAATACAAGGCTGTGCTCGGCATGAATCGGATCATTCCATGCGGGGAGGTACCGAACTCAACCAATGATGTGTATGAGTTCCTGAAGACGATCTCTCTGCTGGTGCAGGCGATGAGACTGTCGGATGATGAATGGGAGAAGCATTTTGACCGCTTGTTCGAACAGATCCATGAATCCGTGCTCTCCCGCCAGGAGATTATGAATACGGTCCAATTGCTGTTCCAGCACTATAACCGGGAGTTCGCAGAACTTCCACGAGAATATCAGGAGCGATGGGCATCTGTATTTACACCACTTCTTCCCAGGTTGGAAGGTTGGGAGACGTTGAATGATTTGCGCGCGTTGTGCTGGGAAGGCTTCCGTGAACTGGCTGAAGAGATGCAGACGCTGCATTGCTCCAGAAAACATAGATCTCATATTCTTGAAATTCGCAAGTATATTGAACAGAACTACAACAATCCCGAGCTGTCGCTGAATTATCTAAGTGATCTATTTGATATCAATCCAAAATATTTGAGCAAGTTGTTCAAGGACGAAATTGGTGAGAAATTCGTGGATCTTCTGATTAGTCACCGTATTGAGAAGGCGAAACAGCTCATGCTGGAGACGGATAAGGCCATTCAGGAGATCAGTGAGGAAGTTGGGTATACGAATTACAATTCCTTCAATCGGGCGTTCAAGAATGTGGTGGGTGTAGCGCCTAGCGACTACCGAAAAGCCATGTGA
- a CDS encoding glycoside hydrolase family 3 N-terminal domain-containing protein, with protein sequence MDYKDASLPVQERTQDLIGRMTTEEKIGQLIQPMGWKTYVKKADGTVQVTDEFKKDIAEGGIGSLYGTLRADPWTEVTLDTGLTPRQGAVATNEIQRYAMENSRLGIPILFGEECSHGHMAIGATVFPVPLAVGSAWNTELYRRMCEAIAVETRSQGGAATYSPVLDVVRDPRWGRTEECFAEDPYLIGELAVEAMKGLQGDRLDSNRTIVATLKHFAAYGSSEGGRNAAPVHMGLRELHEVDLLPFKKAVEAGACSVMTAYNEIDGVPCTSSSYLLNDLLREQWGFDGFVITDFGAIQMLVNGHSTAENGEQAVAQSLKAGVDMEMSGYMYRKHLGQALEQGLIEEQDLDTAVRRVLEMKFRLGLFEQPFVDPDFAEQVIGCEEHIQLARKVAQEGIILLKNEDNTLPLSKTGTKLAVIGPNANHVYNQLGDYTSPQPRGQIITVLDGITRKLGADTGKVLYAPGCRIKGDSREGFAQALACAEEADTIVMVMGGSSSRDFGEGTIDLRTGASVVTDDPWNDMECGEGIDRSSLNLMGVQLELVQEVHKLGKPVIVVYINGRPIAEPWIDEHAHAIVEAWYPGQEGGNAIADILFGDVNPSGRLTVSIPKHVGQLPVSYNAKRTRGKRYLETDLAPQYPFGFGLSYTEFKYENVRVVPEVIGPDDEAEVQLEVTNTGVVAGNEVVQLYITDVSASVTRAEISLKGFRKIYLEPGQTRTVTFPVQKEHLELIDSRLQSVVEPGEFKLMVGSSSRDWTACNLHIQKVGVEV encoded by the coding sequence ATGGACTATAAAGATGCTTCGCTTCCCGTTCAGGAGCGGACCCAAGATCTGATCGGGCGGATGACCACGGAAGAGAAGATCGGGCAGCTGATCCAGCCGATGGGGTGGAAGACTTATGTGAAGAAAGCAGATGGTACGGTTCAGGTTACGGATGAGTTTAAAAAGGACATCGCAGAGGGCGGAATTGGGTCTTTATATGGAACACTTCGTGCTGATCCCTGGACAGAAGTGACGCTGGATACTGGCCTGACCCCTAGGCAGGGAGCTGTTGCCACCAATGAAATTCAGCGGTATGCCATGGAGAACTCCCGGCTGGGCATTCCCATTTTGTTCGGGGAAGAGTGTTCTCACGGGCATATGGCCATTGGGGCAACCGTATTCCCGGTGCCGCTAGCAGTAGGAAGTGCTTGGAACACGGAGTTGTACCGCAGGATGTGTGAAGCGATTGCTGTGGAGACTCGGAGCCAGGGAGGAGCGGCAACGTATTCACCTGTGCTTGATGTCGTGCGGGACCCGAGATGGGGACGGACAGAGGAATGTTTTGCCGAAGATCCATACCTGATCGGTGAATTGGCGGTTGAAGCGATGAAAGGCTTGCAGGGTGATCGGCTCGATTCCAATCGGACGATTGTGGCGACACTCAAACATTTTGCGGCCTATGGCAGCTCGGAGGGTGGGCGCAATGCTGCTCCGGTGCATATGGGACTGCGCGAGCTGCACGAGGTCGATCTGCTGCCGTTCAAGAAAGCGGTGGAAGCCGGAGCATGTTCTGTCATGACAGCGTACAACGAAATTGATGGTGTGCCCTGTACGTCGAGTTCGTATCTGCTGAATGATCTCCTGCGCGAGCAATGGGGCTTTGACGGATTTGTCATTACTGACTTTGGTGCAATTCAGATGCTCGTCAATGGACACAGCACCGCGGAGAACGGGGAGCAGGCCGTCGCTCAGTCGCTTAAGGCAGGGGTGGATATGGAAATGTCCGGGTACATGTACCGCAAGCATCTCGGGCAGGCCTTGGAGCAAGGATTAATTGAAGAGCAGGATCTGGATACAGCCGTTAGGCGGGTGCTGGAGATGAAGTTCAGACTAGGTTTATTCGAACAACCCTTCGTTGATCCTGACTTTGCAGAGCAGGTCATCGGTTGTGAAGAACATATTCAGCTGGCGAGAAAAGTGGCGCAAGAGGGAATCATTTTACTCAAAAATGAAGACAACACCCTTCCGCTTAGCAAAACAGGAACAAAACTGGCGGTCATAGGTCCGAATGCGAACCATGTCTACAACCAGCTTGGTGACTACACCTCGCCGCAGCCGAGAGGACAGATTATAACGGTGCTGGATGGGATTACGCGCAAGCTTGGTGCTGACACCGGAAAGGTGCTGTACGCACCGGGCTGCCGGATCAAAGGGGATTCCAGAGAGGGCTTTGCGCAAGCGCTCGCCTGTGCTGAAGAAGCAGATACCATCGTTATGGTGATGGGAGGGTCAAGTAGCCGGGATTTTGGCGAAGGGACCATTGATCTGCGGACGGGGGCATCCGTTGTTACGGATGATCCATGGAACGATATGGAGTGCGGCGAGGGGATAGACCGTTCGTCTCTGAACCTGATGGGTGTTCAACTGGAACTGGTGCAGGAAGTACATAAGCTGGGGAAACCGGTTATTGTCGTATATATTAACGGACGGCCCATTGCTGAACCCTGGATTGATGAGCATGCCCATGCCATTGTGGAAGCGTGGTATCCGGGGCAGGAGGGAGGCAACGCTATTGCAGATATTCTGTTCGGTGATGTGAATCCATCTGGTCGCCTTACCGTCTCTATTCCCAAGCATGTAGGTCAGCTTCCGGTCAGCTACAATGCCAAACGCACACGGGGCAAACGTTATCTGGAGACCGATCTGGCACCACAATATCCGTTCGGCTTTGGGCTGAGTTATACGGAATTCAAGTACGAGAATGTAAGAGTTGTACCCGAAGTGATCGGACCAGACGATGAAGCAGAGGTGCAGTTGGAGGTCACCAATACGGGAGTAGTTGCGGGAAATGAAGTTGTGCAGCTGTATATTACGGACGTATCGGCTTCGGTCACCCGGGCCGAAATCTCACTGAAGGGATTTCGTAAAATTTATCTGGAGCCGGGACAGACGCGGACGGTGACGTTCCCTGTGCAAAAAGAGCATCTGGAGCTGATCGACTCCCGTCTCCAGTCTGTGGTGGAACCGGGTGAATTCAAGCTGATGGTTGGCAGCAGCTCCAGAGACTGGACTGCTTGTAATTTACACATCCAGAAGGTGGGGGTGGAGGTATGA
- a CDS encoding ABC transporter substrate-binding protein → MKKSWISMLFLVFASMALLSACGSSEEAGTGSDGSGENGGPVTMTFFAPQGKASMEENEFTKFIEDKFDVTLKWDLAPTDALQDRRQLLLASGDYPEVFLHGKFTTSDLQTYGKQGVFLPLQDLIKQYGPNLTKMMEEKPYFKEAITAPDGNIYALPIFNECYHCTYAQKYWINTEWLDNLGLKMPTTTDELYTVLKAFKTQDPNGNGKADEIPLTGAPNKYVWNGNIDAYLMNSFIYNDNDKYLIVNDGKVDFAANKEEWKKGLEYMHKLYAEGLIDPASFTQNDQAIGQLGNKEGDEVVGSITTALVSYLVNTYDKDITRHQHWDIVPPLKGPDGVQTTGATQSVGEFEFAITNKATEAQQIAAIKIVDYMFSEEGALYAEYGPTEGKGWKKADADEKNINGEPAKYSYYNLPERDPNVVVNESWSQIGAHDLSNTFRNLFAEGQNPLEAEGYGTRLAQATNVYEPYAPKEVYPANVFIRPEDTETAAQLTTAVKDYVMTNMAQFIIGSKSIDKEWDAYVKGFDGLGLSNYLEIYQRAIEKNQ, encoded by the coding sequence TTGAAAAAATCTTGGATTTCGATGTTGTTTCTGGTCTTTGCTTCGATGGCTTTGTTGTCCGCATGTGGTTCATCCGAGGAGGCGGGTACAGGGAGCGACGGTAGCGGGGAGAACGGTGGCCCGGTAACGATGACCTTCTTTGCCCCACAAGGTAAAGCGTCCATGGAAGAAAATGAATTCACCAAATTTATCGAAGACAAGTTCGATGTTACCTTGAAATGGGATCTGGCCCCGACGGACGCTCTGCAAGACCGCAGACAGTTGCTGCTGGCGAGTGGCGATTATCCTGAAGTGTTTCTCCATGGCAAATTCACGACCTCAGACCTTCAAACGTACGGAAAACAGGGCGTGTTCCTCCCGCTGCAGGATCTGATCAAGCAGTACGGTCCGAATCTGACCAAGATGATGGAGGAGAAGCCGTACTTCAAAGAAGCAATAACTGCGCCGGACGGCAACATCTACGCTCTGCCGATTTTCAATGAATGTTACCACTGTACGTATGCGCAGAAGTATTGGATTAACACGGAATGGCTGGACAATTTGGGTCTGAAAATGCCAACCACAACGGATGAACTCTACACGGTTCTGAAGGCATTTAAAACACAAGATCCGAATGGCAACGGCAAAGCCGATGAGATTCCACTCACGGGTGCACCCAACAAGTACGTGTGGAACGGCAACATCGATGCCTATTTGATGAACAGCTTTATCTATAATGACAACGATAAATATCTGATCGTGAATGATGGCAAGGTTGATTTTGCGGCGAATAAGGAAGAGTGGAAAAAAGGGCTGGAGTACATGCATAAGCTGTATGCAGAAGGCCTGATTGATCCGGCTTCCTTCACACAGAACGATCAGGCGATCGGGCAGCTGGGCAACAAGGAAGGCGATGAAGTGGTTGGTTCCATTACGACAGCGCTGGTCAGCTACCTTGTGAACACGTATGACAAAGATATCACCCGCCACCAGCACTGGGACATCGTGCCTCCGCTGAAAGGGCCGGATGGTGTGCAGACGACAGGCGCTACGCAAAGCGTAGGTGAGTTCGAGTTCGCTATCACCAATAAAGCGACTGAAGCACAACAGATCGCCGCGATCAAAATTGTAGATTACATGTTCAGTGAAGAAGGGGCCCTGTATGCAGAGTACGGTCCAACAGAAGGTAAGGGCTGGAAGAAGGCGGATGCCGATGAGAAAAACATCAATGGCGAGCCTGCCAAATACAGCTACTATAACCTGCCTGAGCGCGATCCAAATGTTGTAGTCAATGAGAGTTGGTCACAGATCGGCGCACATGACTTGTCCAATACATTCCGCAATCTGTTTGCAGAAGGTCAGAACCCACTGGAAGCGGAGGGTTACGGGACACGTCTGGCGCAAGCAACCAATGTATATGAACCTTATGCGCCAAAAGAAGTCTATCCTGCGAACGTATTTATCCGTCCGGAAGATACAGAAACCGCTGCGCAGCTCACGACGGCCGTCAAGGATTACGTGATGACCAATATGGCTCAATTCATTATCGGCAGCAAAAGCATTGATAAGGAATGGGACGCGTACGTAAAAGGTTTCGATGGTCTGGGACTGAGCAATTACCTTGAGATTTACCAGCGTGCGATTGAGAAGAATCAATAA
- a CDS encoding sugar phosphate isomerase/epimerase gives MKLTNKIGVIVDSFGVGVREGLSKAKDVGAEGVQIYAVHGEMDPENLSSAARKELRSYIDSLGLEISALVGDLGGHGFQVKEDNPWKVEKSKRIVDLALDLGTNIVTTHIGIVPHDPSSEVYATLHAACEELGQYAKSAGAYFAIETGPETAADLKGFLDTLSTNGVSVNFDPANMVMVTGDDPARGVHLLKDYIVHTHVKDGVRLKEVDPRDVYGAVGYAPMDHEKIAEMVSSGTFFREVPLGEGSVDFEAYFAALRDIGYKGYLTIEREVGDQPEQDIRKAVKFIQQYR, from the coding sequence ATGAAATTAACAAACAAGATTGGCGTTATCGTGGATAGCTTCGGTGTAGGTGTACGTGAAGGATTAAGCAAAGCGAAAGATGTAGGTGCAGAAGGCGTACAGATCTATGCAGTCCATGGAGAGATGGACCCCGAAAACCTCTCTTCGGCAGCTCGCAAGGAGTTAAGAAGTTATATCGATTCTCTCGGTCTTGAAATTTCTGCCCTGGTTGGCGATTTGGGCGGTCACGGGTTTCAGGTCAAGGAAGATAATCCGTGGAAAGTAGAGAAGTCCAAGCGCATCGTGGACCTTGCTCTGGATCTAGGTACGAATATCGTTACAACACATATCGGTATTGTTCCGCACGATCCTTCCTCCGAAGTGTATGCCACACTGCATGCCGCATGTGAGGAACTGGGCCAATACGCCAAAAGCGCAGGAGCCTACTTCGCAATTGAGACGGGACCGGAAACGGCAGCAGACCTGAAAGGGTTTCTGGATACCCTGTCTACGAACGGGGTTTCGGTGAATTTTGACCCGGCGAACATGGTGATGGTTACCGGAGATGATCCTGCACGAGGTGTTCATCTGCTCAAGGATTATATTGTGCATACCCATGTGAAAGATGGTGTGCGCCTGAAGGAAGTAGACCCGAGGGACGTATACGGTGCAGTAGGATATGCGCCTATGGATCATGAGAAAATTGCCGAAATGGTCTCTTCCGGAACGTTCTTCCGTGAGGTGCCGCTGGGTGAGGGCAGTGTGGATTTTGAAGCATACTTTGCAGCCCTTCGGGATATTGGCTACAAAGGTTATCTGACGATTGAACGCGAGGTAGGCGACCAACCGGAACAGGACATTCGCAAAGCGGTTAAATTTATCCAACAATACCGATAG
- a CDS encoding alpha-mannosidase: MIRIQRFIQDLAQQQWTDTIELPEWQMQKARYIRPGEYEYEQENTSVHSLNPLHSNHGTTYFLSKTVEIPAHWEEDAVGLIFETRGEGLLKVNGMPYHGLDRNHGYVPLPKSRVGTAPLLEIELYDPIPEPHDPLNRQAVIQPPIQGIRAALVRVNSPLQSLMYSITVLAESLRALPEKDLKRTRLIRNVHQVMDKMYNEPQRWSEAVWVQHWEEWLAQSVQEEDPEEYRDGFMHLVGQSHIDIAWLWPVRETVRKSSRTFSTMCTLMDEYPEFVYSQSQPQLYAFVKEHYPELYERIKARIAEGRWELVGGMWVEPDLNIPSGESLVRQILYGQNFYQKEFGKRSNIEWLPDTFGYCASLPQLLKLADIPYFMTTKLNWNDTNVFPYDLFHWVGIDGTSVLAYLNHGVNEHTRPKDVDEHWQSYKQKDAHPEQMLLYGHGDGGGGVTNEMVVFAERSHFMVGQPISNFSTAGAFFEEISNNNPKLPKWHGDLYLELHRGTYTTHARNKRSNRKAEVLYREAEIWGQFAGVEAAQAKSDLDEGWKLIMLNQFHDIIPGTSIPEVYVTSKEEYTTVFALGTSAMEGTLGRIEEHIATDGFDGLPYVVFNSLGWERGEVVTITGDEKLSGLAVFDHQGNRLPNDLEANGDVLTLSVYVPSIPAFGYTTLWLRQALDANLPTLKQDESFPSVWETDFYTLEFNDVGEITRWYDKSNQREWLKPGDKANELQFFHDRPTYWDAWDIDPRFESQRAGVAELISREVVQRGVTQDVLRFHWKLNESEIHQDMILYRHQRRVDFKTKVNWAESHKLLKVAFPVDLISAKAAYEIPFGALERPTHNNTSWEQAQFEVCGHRWADISEGNSGVSLLNDCKYGYDIKDQTIRLSLLRAPKWPDEHADQGEHEFIYSLLPHQGDWREAGVVRRAMELNHPVRVVASERHSGTLPAEHSWVHFHSEHVILDTIKASEDGTGTILRFYESSGGRETVQVQWADACIQTSVVNLLEDEIRPLACHDGKFELTFKPYEIQTVKLVSTD, translated from the coding sequence ATGATTCGAATTCAGCGATTCATTCAGGATCTGGCTCAGCAGCAATGGACGGATACCATTGAACTTCCAGAGTGGCAGATGCAGAAAGCCAGGTATATCCGTCCTGGCGAATACGAGTATGAACAGGAGAATACTTCTGTTCATAGCTTGAATCCTCTCCATAGCAACCATGGAACGACTTATTTTCTGAGCAAAACCGTAGAGATTCCGGCCCATTGGGAGGAAGATGCGGTCGGGTTGATCTTCGAGACCAGGGGTGAAGGGCTGCTGAAGGTAAACGGCATGCCTTATCACGGACTGGACCGCAATCATGGGTATGTACCGTTGCCGAAGAGCCGTGTGGGAACTGCGCCTTTGCTGGAGATTGAACTATATGATCCCATACCGGAACCACATGACCCTTTGAATCGACAGGCGGTGATCCAGCCGCCCATTCAGGGCATCCGAGCTGCTTTGGTTCGTGTTAATTCGCCTTTACAGAGTCTAATGTATAGCATTACGGTACTTGCAGAATCACTCCGAGCATTGCCGGAGAAAGACTTAAAACGCACCCGTCTTATTCGGAATGTTCATCAGGTGATGGATAAGATGTACAACGAGCCGCAGCGCTGGAGTGAAGCAGTGTGGGTACAGCATTGGGAAGAATGGCTCGCACAGTCGGTGCAGGAGGAAGACCCGGAAGAGTACCGGGACGGATTCATGCATCTGGTTGGGCAGTCCCATATCGATATTGCCTGGCTGTGGCCTGTGCGTGAGACTGTGCGGAAGTCCAGCCGCACCTTTTCCACGATGTGTACTTTGATGGATGAGTATCCGGAGTTCGTGTATTCGCAGAGTCAACCGCAGCTGTATGCATTTGTGAAAGAGCATTATCCTGAGCTGTACGAACGAATCAAAGCCCGAATTGCCGAAGGTCGCTGGGAACTGGTTGGTGGCATGTGGGTCGAGCCGGATCTAAATATTCCGAGTGGTGAGTCGCTTGTGCGGCAGATCCTGTACGGGCAGAACTTTTATCAGAAGGAGTTCGGTAAACGTTCAAACATCGAGTGGCTACCCGATACGTTTGGCTACTGTGCTTCGCTGCCACAACTGCTTAAGCTGGCTGACATTCCTTATTTTATGACGACCAAGCTCAATTGGAATGATACCAACGTTTTCCCGTATGATCTGTTCCACTGGGTTGGCATTGACGGCACCTCGGTGCTTGCGTATCTCAATCATGGAGTAAATGAACATACCCGGCCCAAAGATGTCGATGAGCACTGGCAATCTTACAAGCAGAAGGATGCACACCCCGAGCAAATGCTGCTGTATGGGCATGGCGATGGTGGAGGCGGGGTAACGAACGAGATGGTTGTGTTCGCAGAACGATCCCATTTCATGGTTGGGCAGCCCATTAGCAATTTCAGTACGGCAGGCGCGTTTTTCGAAGAGATTTCGAACAACAATCCTAAGCTGCCAAAATGGCATGGCGACTTATATCTGGAACTGCATCGTGGAACCTATACAACTCATGCGCGCAACAAACGGAGCAATCGCAAAGCAGAGGTGCTGTATCGGGAAGCGGAAATTTGGGGGCAGTTTGCCGGAGTTGAAGCAGCGCAGGCGAAAAGTGATCTGGATGAAGGCTGGAAGCTGATTATGCTGAATCAATTCCATGACATTATCCCAGGGACGTCCATTCCCGAAGTATACGTAACATCTAAGGAGGAGTATACGACAGTATTCGCTCTGGGGACGTCGGCTATGGAAGGGACTCTTGGCCGTATAGAGGAACACATTGCGACAGATGGCTTCGACGGTCTGCCCTATGTTGTATTTAATAGCTTAGGTTGGGAGCGGGGAGAAGTCGTTACGATTACAGGCGACGAGAAACTGAGCGGTTTGGCAGTGTTCGACCATCAGGGTAATCGTCTGCCGAATGACCTTGAGGCAAATGGAGACGTGCTCACCTTGTCAGTCTATGTCCCGTCCATTCCGGCCTTTGGGTATACAACGTTATGGCTACGCCAGGCACTGGATGCAAATCTCCCTACTTTGAAGCAGGATGAATCCTTCCCTTCTGTCTGGGAAACGGACTTTTACACGCTTGAATTTAACGATGTAGGGGAGATCACCAGATGGTATGACAAATCCAACCAACGGGAGTGGCTGAAGCCGGGCGATAAAGCGAACGAGTTACAGTTTTTCCATGACAGACCAACGTATTGGGATGCTTGGGATATTGATCCGCGGTTTGAATCGCAACGTGCAGGAGTGGCAGAGCTGATCTCCAGAGAAGTAGTACAGCGTGGAGTAACGCAGGATGTCCTTCGGTTTCACTGGAAGTTAAACGAGTCGGAGATTCACCAGGATATGATCCTGTATCGTCATCAGCGACGTGTAGATTTCAAGACAAAGGTAAACTGGGCGGAGAGCCATAAGCTGCTCAAAGTGGCTTTTCCCGTTGATCTGATATCAGCCAAAGCAGCCTACGAAATTCCGTTTGGTGCGCTGGAGCGGCCAACCCATAACAACACCAGCTGGGAGCAGGCCCAGTTTGAAGTGTGTGGTCACCGCTGGGCGGATATCTCCGAGGGCAACAGTGGTGTAAGCCTGCTGAACGATTGTAAATATGGATATGACATCAAGGATCAGACGATCCGTCTTTCCCTGCTTCGTGCTCCAAAATGGCCGGATGAACATGCTGACCAGGGTGAGCATGAATTTATCTATTCCCTGCTGCCGCATCAGGGAGATTGGCGGGAAGCGGGTGTGGTACGACGTGCGATGGAACTAAACCACCCGGTTCGGGTTGTTGCGAGTGAACGACACTCTGGCACATTGCCGGCAGAACATAGCTGGGTTCATTTCCATAGTGAACATGTTATTCTGGATACAATCAAGGCTTCCGAAGATGGCACGGGAACGATACTTCGTTTCTATGAGTCATCTGGTGGAAGAGAAACGGTTCAGGTTCAATGGGCTGACGCGTGTATACAGACGTCTGTAGTCAATCTGTTGGAGGATGAAATTAGACCACTAGCTTGTCATGATGGGAAGTTTGAGCTGACGTTCAAGCCATATGAAATTCAAACCGTGAAGCTGGTTTCAACAGATTAG
- a CDS encoding sugar phosphate isomerase/epimerase encodes MKVGLSTYSLLNDLNSGEMTVLDIIDWIAANGGEHMEMVPYGYTVEDNPDLADAIRERAASAGIELSNYSMPANFVQETEEAFEEEIARVKRHVDVVHRMGVKHMRHDVTAFTLPKKKMTIAWFEEHLPLMVKGSQIIADYAAQFGITTTIENHGFSVQASDRVQRVLHAVDRPNFKTTLDIGNFMCVDENPIIGVMKNLPYASLVHFKDFYFRPYDEHPGEGEWFTTAYGNFLRGAIVGQGDIPIRKIVRLIKDSGYDGNITIEFEGMEECKSASKIAMSNLRRFWEEA; translated from the coding sequence ATGAAAGTGGGCCTGAGTACGTATAGCTTGTTGAACGATCTGAATTCGGGTGAAATGACGGTTCTGGATATCATCGACTGGATTGCTGCAAATGGTGGCGAGCATATGGAGATGGTTCCGTATGGTTACACCGTGGAGGATAATCCTGATCTCGCCGATGCCATTCGGGAGCGGGCTGCTTCTGCGGGTATTGAGCTGTCCAACTATTCGATGCCTGCGAATTTCGTGCAGGAGACGGAAGAAGCTTTTGAAGAAGAGATAGCTCGGGTCAAAAGACATGTCGATGTTGTACACCGAATGGGTGTAAAGCATATGCGTCATGACGTAACGGCGTTTACTTTGCCTAAGAAGAAAATGACCATTGCCTGGTTTGAGGAACATTTGCCTCTGATGGTGAAGGGAAGCCAGATCATCGCTGATTATGCTGCGCAGTTTGGCATTACAACAACCATTGAGAATCACGGCTTCAGTGTGCAGGCCAGTGACCGTGTGCAGCGTGTGCTTCATGCCGTAGATCGTCCCAACTTCAAAACGACACTCGATATCGGCAACTTCATGTGCGTGGATGAGAATCCGATTATCGGGGTCATGAAAAATCTGCCGTACGCTTCTCTGGTCCACTTCAAGGACTTCTATTTCCGCCCCTATGATGAGCATCCGGGTGAAGGGGAATGGTTCACAACCGCTTACGGAAACTTCCTGCGCGGTGCCATTGTTGGGCAAGGGGATATTCCCATTCGCAAAATTGTGAGGCTGATTAAAGACTCCGGTTATGATGGTAACATTACGATTGAGTTTGAGGGCATGGAGGAATGCAAATCTGCTTCCAAAATCGCCATGAGCAACCTGCGCCGTTTCTGGGAAGAGGCTTAA